In Sciurus carolinensis chromosome 4, mSciCar1.2, whole genome shotgun sequence, the sequence ataggttaTGCCTCACACCCAGCTTATTTTCTTAGCTTCTCGACAGCAAAACCAGCCCACTAGTCTGGCTTGTTCTTGATCTGGTGCTGGTGCCCTAGGGCCCCTCCCAATCTGACCCAATAAGAACCTTCCTGAAACAGCCCTTATACCCATCACACCACAAGGTGGACTCAGGTAGAACTTTTTGGAATTGGGACCCACCCATGCCAGGCAGAGGCCCTACAGAAGCTGGGTGAATTGGCCAAGAGCATGTTGATGCAATCATGGCAAAATGGGAACTGTAGCCCCAATCTCGTGACTGACTCGTGGAAAAGCATGAGGGGATTTTAGGAGAAGTGTGTGTTTCAGCAATTCACAGTTCTGTGCAGTGTAGCCCTTTTAGTGGGCTGCAGTCCTGTGCTGAGATTAAGGGTTCTGATTAAGATCTGTCTTCTCTCACAGCACTGGAGTTGGCTGGAAGCAGGTAACGTGCATGGGTCAGAAAGTGAGTACACGGGGTCCAGGTGCTCCGATCAGTCCCCTGGAGCATTGTTAAACTTGGAGACGTGAGGTACACTGGGGTCTAGCTGTCATACAACCAGAGTACTGAGCCACGAGGTGTTGGTCTTGGAGAGAATAACTTCTGGCCATCGTCTATCAGAAGGTGCATCCACATGCTCCAAGAGCAGGAACACACGAGGGGTGGAACAGCATGGACCCTTCCGATCCCAGAAGAGATGTGAATGTGAGTGGTCTTTTCTCCACCAACTCAGAGTCTTGTCCAGCATGACCTGTTTTAAAGCCGAAAGAACACATATCTCTAGGATCTTGCCTTTGACTATGTGACCACCTTCAAATCCAGGAGTTTAGTAGTTACAGGTGTTTCCTCTGGCAGTTGTGATAAGTCCCAGAACTTGAAGTGGGCATGGGCTCAAGTGAACTAGTGCATTTGGTGCCCTTAGGGGTGTGGCCACAGGATGTTTTTCCAGGCATTAGTGCTTCTGGTAGCTCCAGCCTGCCTGCTGGTGGTTGTCATCTGGAGGCCTCCCACAGCACTGGGGAACAGCCTCAAGGAAGGGGTCTTGCTCCTCACTCCCAGCCCTCAGGAGTTGCCACATCAGACTGCATCCTTGCTTCTGAGGCCCCTTTGGGTGGCTGATTTTATGTGCCTGTTCTATGTAGAGGGCTGGGGTAAGTAGCTTCACAGGATCCttcagctttgttttgtttttgcttttttaagagaaggaaaagtttatttggttttcatggtttctgaggtcccAGTCCATAGACTGCCAACTGTATAACTCTAGGCCTGAAGTGCAGCAGAATtttatggcagaggaaaactgctcagtaCATGCAAACAGAAAGCTGAGAGAACTTCGCTCatcagggaaaaaatagaaatcacaaaggcacacctccagtgacccacctcctccagccactccccacctgcctataggTACCACCCAGTTAAGCCATATCAGTGGATTTAACCTAATGCACTGATTGAGTTAAACTcttataattcaatcatttctcctttaaacttGCTTGCATGGACttacacatgagcatttgggggacacctcatatctctAACATTCCACCCTAGTTCCAGCATTACCCAAAGGCAAACTCTCAGTGTAAGcccctataaaataaaaaagcaagttacatacatCAGATATGTATGTAGAAGGCAAAGAGTAACATTTCTGttccacaagggagaaatagggGCTTAGGAAGCAGGAACGAACCAAGCAAGACTGAAATCTAATTGAGCAAACAAGTCcagctccatgtccagcatctagAGCACAAGGGATCGTGATGTTCTCTCTAAAGCacttgtgtagctctgccccatgaccttgctggttgcagcccacatggtTTCTCTGTTGACTTCTTTCTGTTCAATTCCTATAGCTTTTTTGGCTTATATCTCACATTACTGGCCTCTCTTAATCGGAGGGGTCTCTATCgcagcttcagcttccttttCACATCTCGTCTCTCAGGGGCAACTCACAGGAACTCCAGCTCtactgcactttgcctggcctccccggccttcctttgaaatctcagtggaaacctTCATGACcctctaactccagcatcctgcattcctatAGAGCCAGTACCGTGTGGTTTATGCCAAGGATTACCACCATGTCGAGCAGTAGCCAAGTCTCCTGGGACCTCAACTTCAGTAACCTCTGAATGCCTGGGTTGCTGTACTTGGTGAAACAACTTGTTAGACCCCCCTGTGCAAGCGTGTCCCCATGGTTTCCTCTTGATGGAATTCTAttacacccttgagcctgagataggtgtggtcttgccaattcctgaggtgccctcaagccatctttcctatgGTGTCGGGTAAAGtgtttagcatttctttagtgtcTCTAATCACTTTAACAACCATACCTTCTTTAGTCCCAGTTTTACTTGCACTTTTCTGACCAAACCTCAAGTTTTTGAAATCTTCCTGTTCTGTTCCTGGTCATCACAGTAAACTTTGTAAAAAGCCACCAGCACTATCCATTGCCACAGCCTGACTGCTGTGCTGCTTCAGAATTTCCTTTGCCACACTAAAAAGTCCattacctttaaattcagcctcacagaagatcccaggacatgggcaaaatgtagaggACTTCCAAATTAGAACGTGACACAAATGGCTGCCAGTCCAGTTGCTGGCAGAGTCCTCTGGAACCTTGTGACCCTCGTCTTTACCGTCCACAGTAGTGTCTGCATTCTGGTTTTCTGAGCTCCCGTGAGTTGCCCGTTAAGCTCCACTTACAGCATTCTAAAGCTTCTCCAGTTTGCATTTCTCCCCACAGACCAGCTCCAAAGTCTTCTGAACCAAATGATCAGGTTGGTCCCAGCAATGACCCCACTGTCTGCACCAGtttgttgtagtcagctttttcattgctgtgaccaaaaggcctgacaagaacattttcagaggaggaaaagtttatttgatgctcacagtttcaggggtttcagtccacagacagctgactccttacctttgggtctgaggtgagatagaacatcatggcagaggaaagcagctcaggacgagGCAATCAGGAATCAGAGTGGTCTCTTCACTTCTGAGAACCTGAGACTGGCTTTTCCGATCACAAAATGTGTTCAATCTTAGGTAAACCTGACCACTTGAGCACAGTTTAGAATCTATTCCACAGGTATTTCAGGAATATGTGCTGTGTGCCAGTTTGCCTCAGGCAGCAGAGTATACAATGATGGATAGGCAGGCGTGATCTATGCCCTCAGAGAGCCTGTCAGGTGGAGGTTGGGTTGATCCATCGCAGTGTATTCTGGGTATAGTAGTGGAGGAAACATGAGGTGCTTCGGACCCTGCAGTGGAGGCACTTGCTCTAGCTGTAGCACTTCGGCTAGACTGGGAAGCGTCGGGAACAAATGCCTTTAATGCGAATGGGCCTGGGTTCAGCACTTGCGGAAGCCCAGCAGTAGGAGAATGTGGTGTTTCAGAGAACTGGAAGGTTCTAGCATGCAGTGAGATGAGGGGACGTTGCGAGTGGAAAGGGTGGGGGGTTATTCCTGAAGACTCCTATAGATCCTGGGCAGGTACCCTGCTGGCTTTGGGCCACCGGGGTCTTAACCAAGGCAATGACTTGAGGAACAGGAGCACAAACTCTCAGAACAAGCTCCTGTTGACAGGGGGACAAGTGAGGTGGTGCCTCCAGCGTGAGGGCAGGAAGTTCTTGGGTCTGTTGGAAGTAGAAGGTGGGACCTATGCTATGTGATGTCCCAGTTTTATCAGACTTAAGTTAGATGAGGAAATGGTTGTAAaaagcagaaacataaaaagtgtagtgaaaaaattaacatttttacattGTTGCAGAGGACAGTCCTTGCTTTATTCTAACTTGTTTTTCACTGTCCATTTGCAATGCTGGGtgctggacccagggccttgcacctgcttggcaagtgctctccACTGAGCAACAcaccagccctttctattttattttgagacaagatttcactaagttgcccaggttggcttcaaacttgggatcttcttgcCTAGGCCTCCCCAGTAGTTAGGATcactggcatgtgccactatacccagaTGAATGTGTTTTCTGAGTAGATAAATACATTGATGAGGTTCAGAATATCTCCTCTGCCCTCAGCCACTGTTAACAGGAGAATGTGAGATTTTGAAATGGGACATATATGTCCCCAAACAAACGAGCATCAAGGCGATGTTCTCCCAGGCTCTGGAAGTAAAGGCTTTAAAAGTGTATTCCAACGTGACCTGGATGTTCCTCTGTGTTCAGGTGGCCCCAGAGCTGGCGCCTCGCCTGTAGCGTCCGTAAGGAGGTGCACAGTGGGCGAGGTCTCGTTCCAGCATTCCCGCCCCCGCAGAGCTGTGCCCTCTGTGGAGTTGCTCTTGCACCCTCCTGTCTGCCAGTGGGGGTGATCTTGCAGTGTGAGGTCGTGTGCGTGCATGAGGGGAGGAAGCAGAGGTAAAGACGCACTCTGAGTGTTGCTGGGCAGTGATGTGTGCTTCTGTTGAGTCAACACAAGGTGCCTTCTCCTCCTCAGATCGAAGGCAGATACATGAGGACCCCAGCGCCAGCTGCACCGTCTCCTCTCACAAGCCACAGCACAGGACCCAGCAGCTCCCCATTGGCCCTGGAAGAGCTTTGGTGCACAGTTTGGGACAATGACTCCTGTGAGCGACAGGGGCACACCCGACAGTGTTTTTGACCTGGACTACACTTCCTGGGAGACCCGCTCCACGCTGGTGGTCGCCGGCTTTGTCTTCTACCTGGGCGTCTTCGTGGCCTGCCACCAGCTGTCGTCCTCCCTCAACGCCACTTACCGTTCTCTAGGGGCCAGAGAGAAGGTCTTCTGGGACCTGGCAGCCACGCGTGCTGTCTTTGGCATCCAGAGCACGTCTGCGGGCTTGTGGGCTCTGCTGGGGGACCCTGTGCTTCAGGCTGACAAAGCATGTGGCCAGCAAAACTGGTGCTGGTTCCACGTCACCACGGCCACAGGCTTCTTCTTCTTTGAGAATGTGGCTGTCCACCTATCCAACCTGTTCTTCCGCACCTTTGACTTGTTCTTGGTCGTGCACCACCTCTTTGCCTTTCTTGGATTTCTAGGCTCAGCAGTCAATCTCAGAGCTGGCCACTACCTAGCGATGACCACATTGCTGCTGGAGATGAGCACCCCCTTTACCTGCATTTCCTGGATGCTCTTAAAGGTAAGCATTTCCTGAGGGAGACTGGTTATTGCAGAGTGTGGGGCGGGGTGCCTTGCACATCCAGTCACTGGCCAAGCATTGTGGACTCATGGGTGGCAGACCCACAACCCACCCATGCAGGAAGAAGCTCCTGTGGtcgaattttattgatttcaattttttatattgatttcttGATTTTAAGCTTTACATACTTATTGCTCCTtaaaatgctttgttttctttcagtacttaaattttttaagtaatatctatgtatacacatgtatccttattgttttagttttcactCACCCTGGCTCAGATGGCAATGCTTCTCCCAGGTCATGTGGTACCCACAGGGAGTTTGCAAGTGACCAGACTTGGCACCCAAGTGTGGAGTCTCATCCAGGACttcccttttgtttttgaaaatgcatatttttaatgtgtgtcTTCTGTATATGGTGGTGATTCTCATTTTGATGTCAAAATATTCTTCATGTTAAACcctttttacaattatttttagtATAGAATCTTGCACATTATTCGCAGAATATTTTATACAGATCTTGAAATACCACTAGTGTTAATAAGTCACTTATTTAGGTCATATTTTTGAGCACTTCTCATTCAGAACACTGTGATAGGTAAGCTCTGTGAAGCATCCAGTGGACCCAGTGGACGATGGTGTGGTGCGTCACACAGCTAGTGTAGCAGGCATCTGTGCAGCGCCAGCTGTGTGCCTCAGCATCCAGTGGACGATGGTGTGGTGTGTCACATAGCTAGTGTAACAGGCATCTGTGCAGCGTCAGCTGTGTGCCTCAGCATCCAGTGGACGATGGTGTGGTGTGTCACATAGCTAGTGTAACAGGCATCTGTGCAGCGCCAGCTGTGTGCCTCAGCATCCAGTGGACGATGGTGTGGTGCGTCACATAGCTAGTGTAACAGGCATCTGTGCAGCGTCAGCTGTGTGCCTCAGCATCCAGTGGACGATGGTGTGGTGCGTCACATAGCTAGTGTAACAGGCATCTGTGCAGCGCCAGCTGTGTGCCTCAGCATCCAGTGGACGATGGTGTGGTGCGTCACATAGCTAGTGTAACAGGCATCTGTGCAGCGCCAGCTGTGTGCCTCAGCATCCAGTGGACGATGGTGTGGTGCGTCACATAGCTAGTGTAACAGGCATCTGTGCAGCGCCAGCTGTGTGCCTCAGCATCCAGTGGACGATGGCGTGGTGCGTCACATAGCTAGTGTAACAGGCATCTGTGCAGCGCCAGCTGTGTGCCTCAGCATCCAGTACGTGAAGACCTGTCGTGTCACCGGGAGCTAACGGCATAACGTGCATTCTTGGAGCCCCAGCTGTGTTCCCAGCATTTGCTAGGACCTGCATGTGAGGCCAGCCCTGTGTGGCCAAGAGCTGGTTGTGTGTGGGCGACAGGAGTGTTCAGAGTCATGGGCCCATCTGAGGCATGTGCAGTGAAGAAGGCTGAG encodes:
- the Cln8 gene encoding protein CLN8 isoform X2; the encoded protein is MTPVSDRGTPDSVFDLDYTSWETRSTLVVAGFVFYLGVFVACHQLSSSLNATYRSLGAREKVFWDLAATRAVFGIQSTSAGLWALLGDPVLQADKACGQQNWCWFHVTTATGFFFFENVAVHLSNLFFRTFDLFLVVHHLFAFLGFLGSAVNLRAGHYLAMTTLLLEMSTPFTCISWMLLKLYQCRPLDEPHRSEVPTRSVLSVGEDSRVCSLPPRLPLVPRSCCAVLLQNLYVEEH
- the Cln8 gene encoding protein CLN8 isoform X1 — protein: MTPVSDRGTPDSVFDLDYTSWETRSTLVVAGFVFYLGVFVACHQLSSSLNATYRSLGAREKVFWDLAATRAVFGIQSTSAGLWALLGDPVLQADKACGQQNWCWFHVTTATGFFFFENVAVHLSNLFFRTFDLFLVVHHLFAFLGFLGSAVNLRAGHYLAMTTLLLEMSTPFTCISWMLLKAGWSETLFWKLNQWLMIHMFHCRMVLTYHMWWVCFWHWGSLVSSLYLPHLALFLVGLALLTLIINPYWTHKKTQQLLNPVDWNFAQPETKSSWPERPNGQVLQKKQP